The Papaver somniferum cultivar HN1 chromosome 3, ASM357369v1, whole genome shotgun sequence genome includes a region encoding these proteins:
- the LOC113359479 gene encoding general transcription factor IIE subunit 1-like: MMKPSKFEDQIDFATTSVVPFNKLVKLVGRAFYDDKHDNKPENQRGNARSNNKGMAIVILDALTRRLWVREDDLAKDLKLSPKQLRQTLCYFEEEKLVTRVTRRETVKAAQRFNAALANTADGHGEEGEEKKKVHTHSYCCLDYSQICDVVRYRLHHMKKKLEDELGCGNTVEEYVCCGCKRKYNALDALQLISPTGEGFCCENCNGELKLAADEMGGGNGNARGNRREMLKGMLRKMEEQLKPLQDQLKTVERLTCPEFRTLEEWEALASAAHRNATDPSKSSQEYVGTLLPFISATKVDVELYGAAVKEEDIKPEVGLMKVYPPWMIQQGMYLTKEQRGEVLSSDRQVGMKSKREDVQWEAARTTGMAKLYDVKAEESEEDEIDWENG; this comes from the coding sequence ATGATGAAACCCTCAAAATTTGAAGATCAGATAGACTTTGCAACTACGAGTGTAGTGCCATTCAACAAGTTGGTGAAGCTTGTTGGCCGTGCTTTTTATGATGATAAACATGATAATAAACCCGAGAACCAGCGGGGGAATGCTAGAAGTAATAACAAAGGGATGGCCATTGTGATCCTTGATGCTCTGACAAGACGACTATGGGTTAGAGAGGATGATTTGGCGAAGGATTTGAAGCTGAGCCCTAAACAATTGCGCCAGACTTTATGTTATTTTGAGGAAGAGAAGCTAGTAACAAGGGTTACTCGAAGAGAGACGGTAAAAGCTGCACAGAGATTTAATGCTGCATTAGCTAACACTGCTGATGGTCATGGGGAAGAgggggaagaaaagaagaaggtgCATACCCATTCTTACTGCTGTCTGGATTACTCGCAGATTTGCGATGTTGTAAGGTACAGACTTCACCATATGAAGAAAAAGTTGGAGGATGAACTTGGCTGTGGGAATACAGTTGAGGAATATGTATGCTGTGGTTGCAAGAGGAAGTACAATGCATTGGATGCGCTTCAACTAATTTCCCCAACGGGTGAGGGGTTTTGCTGCGAAAACTGCAATGGGGAACTCAAATTAGCTGCTGATGAAATGGGTGGTGGAAATGGTAACGCAAGAGGGAATAGACGCGAAATGTTGAAGGGCATGCTTCGAAAGATGGAGGAACAGCTGAAACCATTGCAGGATCAACTCAAGACAGTGGAGCGTTTAACTTGTCCTGAATTTCGTACTCTCGAAGAGTGGGAAGCCCTAGCCAGTGCCGCACATAGAAATGCTACTGATCCATCCAAGTCTTCTCAAGAATATGTTGGAACACTTTTGCCATTTATTAGCGCTACAAAGGTTGACGTTGAGCTGTATGGTGCGGCAGTGAAAGAAGAGGATATCAAACCTGAGGTTGGACTGATGAAAGTCTATCCTCCTTGGATGATCCAGCAAGGCATGTATCTCACAAAGGAGCAACGTGGAGAAGTTTTGTCTTCTGATCGTCAGGTTGGCATGAAATCTAAACGCGAGGACGTTCAATGGGAAGCTGCCCGGACAACAGGAATGGCAAAGTTATACGATGTGAAGGCTGAAGAATCAGAGGAGGATGAGATAGACTGGGAGAATGGTTAA
- the LOC113361294 gene encoding ubiquitin-conjugating enzyme E2 variant 1D-like, which translates to MDDGDDIYMRSWTGTIIGPHNSVREGRIYQLKLFCGKDYPEKPPTVRFHSRINMTCVNHETGVVEPKKFAMLSNWQRHYTMETMLTQLKKEMSAPGNRKLVQPPEGACEKED; encoded by the exons ATGGATGACGGAGATGACATTTACATGCGTTCTTGGACGGGTACCATAATTGGTCCTCATAAT tcTGTGCGTGAGGGACGCATCTATCAGTTGAAGCTATTCTGCGGCAAAGATTATCCAGAAAAACCTCCAACTGTACGTTTCCATTCACGGATCAACATGACTTGTGTGAATCATGAGACTGGAGTG GTAGAACCAAAGAAGTTTGCGATGTTGTCAAATTGGCAGCGACATTACACAATGGAGACCATGCTGACACAACTGAAGAAGGAGATGTCAGCCCCAGGCAATCGGAAATTGGTCCAGCCTCCTGAAGGTGCTTGCGAAAAAGAAGACTAG
- the LOC113356261 gene encoding uncharacterized protein LOC113356261, whose translation MMGRGDPTLQEVSAQQQLQGGRLSVLENHIKDIKINLSSIQETLNQILGRLPMSAVSSPNSPPVPGSINEDSNKVPIPTNSIGDFTVFSSEITTSIATGVDDEKDSLNFELIPPFFFIEKEDVDSLHGVRLQFEEHSKLETNGFSGLNQIKIGEVTDSALEFYFNKFEEKFENHEYFKELLSIFYIKLNCVACSSSLLNATRSLFDRGHTWGELWMRGVMQEHFMCYGCYSVFILSTQYSQPLPFNTPTILGETGVGGKLQECLLQECNARNQNFTKVYFFKYIIRIASICASLPTAEYIRLIFDRGKEIEPIEWWCVYDRHISKFHLTSCLLVSNGLNFTDACAGEYAPEMISEFRYHLILFLGVLHVLEFVITGERYDASQLVNEMPEQSISILLQMTRQKGIGGAPEPDVHLLIKVISLVHLMTLYKHNTVSRFSSTIYTSPSLLLLLLPQMSPVKGSTPCQFLVIIHGMEMLHQSISPKANADMNGGVATSTYPAGGVDDSGPAVYHGQLSTTRFRSMCGLYRKNSYLGISLLCVLQTVGMFSRLSSPSLAILEAAASDTYQHVPAQERRVLTTPFTSLRTRMFPRSRECHVPAQESRVALIVIRVVVSI comes from the exons ATGATGGGAAGAGGTGATCCAACACTACAGGAGGTTTCTGCTCAGCAACAACTTCAGGGTGGACGATTATCAGTGTTAGAAAATCATATAAAAGATATCAAGATCAATTTGAGTTCGATCCAGGAAACTCTGAATCAAATACTGGGTCGTCTTCCAATGTCAGCAGTTTCGTCTCCAAATTCTCCACCAGTTCCTGGTTCTATAAATGAAGATTCCAATAAAGTTCCAATTCCTACTAACTCAATTGGAGATTTCACTGTTTTTTCATCTGAGATAACAACATCAATTGCAACTGGTGTTGATGACGAAAAAGATTCTCTCAATTTCGAATTGATCCCTCCATTTTTCTTCATCGAGAAAGAAGATGTTGATTCGCTTCATGGTGTGAGGCTACAATTTGAAGAACATTCAAAATTAGAGACCAATGGCTTCTCTGGgttgaatcaaatcaaaattgGTGAGGTGACAGATTCTGCCCTAGAATTTTACTTCAACAAGTTTGAGGAGAAGTTCGAAAATCATGAATACTTCAAGGAGTTATTGTCCATTTTCTACATCAAATTAAACTGCGTGGCttgttcttcttctctccttaatGCCACTCGCTCCTTATTTGATCGAG GACACACATGGGGTGAATTGTGGATGAGGGGCGTAATGCAAGAACATTTTATGTGTTACGGTTGCTATTCGGTTTTTATTCTTAGCACGCAATATTCACAGCCACTTCCGTTCAATACTCCAACTATCTTGGGTGAGACTGGTGTAGGTGGTAAGCTGCAAGAATGCCTACTTCAAGAATGCAACGCAAGAAATCAGAATTTCACCAAGGTATACTTCTTCAAATACATAATTCGTATTGCTTCAATATGTGCCAGTTTACCTACTGCTGAGTATATTCGCCTCATCTTTGATCGTGGTAAAGAAATTGAACCTATTGAGTGGTGGTGTGTTTATGATAGACATATTTCCAAATTCCACCTTACTTCTTGTTTGCTTGTGAGTAATGGGTTGAATTTCACGGATGCTTGTGCTGGCGAATATGCTCCTGAGATGATTTCGGAGTTTAGGTACCATTTAATTCTGTTCCTTGGAGTCTTGCATGTGCTTGAGTTTGTTATAACTGGAGAAAGGTATGATGCTAGTCAGCTGGTTAATGAAATGCCAGAGCAATCTATTTCGATACTACTACAAATGACAAGGCAAAAGGGAATTGGCGGTGCACCAGAACCAGATGTACATTTGCTTATCAAAGTTATTAGCTTGGTTCACTTGATGACCCTTTACAAGCACAACACCGTTAGTAGATTTTCATCTACAATCTACACTAGTCCATCACTGCTCTTACTGTTGCTACCACAGATGTCTCCGGTTAAGGGGTCTACTCCCTGTCAGTTTCTGGTAATTATACATGGAATGGAGATGCTACACCAGTCAATCTCACCTAAGGCCAACGCTGATATGAATGGGGGTGTTGCTACGAGTACTTATCCAGCTGGAGGTGTCGATGATTCTGGGCCTGCAGTTTACCATGGACAACTCAGCACAACCAGGTTCAGGTCAATGTGTGGACTTTACAGAAAGAACTCCTACCTTGGCATTTCCTTGCTGTGTGTTTTGCAGACAGTAGGCATGTTCTCGCGACTATCATCTCCTTCACTCGCTATTTTGGAAGCTGCGGCCTCGGATACTTACCAACATGTACCTGCACAAGAGAGGAGAGTCCTGACAACCCCGTtcacatccttgaggacaaggatgttcccAAGGAGTAGGGAATGTCATGTACCTGCACAAGAGAGTAGAGTGGCCCTTATCGTAATCAGGGTGGTAGTTAGTATTTAA